One window of the Lytechinus variegatus isolate NC3 chromosome 3, Lvar_3.0, whole genome shotgun sequence genome contains the following:
- the LOC121410489 gene encoding vacuolar protein sorting-associated protein 16 homolog, whose product MAHVTGNWNPLGDVFYRKVELYSMDRLWQEVADLRKFKVAVAPFGGPIALMRDSSKITQVRGSSHIVIFIFSAAGKEISRINWNSGNVIHIGWSLSEDLLCTQDDGTVLVYDIFGKYQRNFNMGQESRESKVIECKVFHNTSYGGTGVAVLTGTYRIYVVNDVHNPTSRKMMEVPGLDAPPSSWCVIGGDRQNHILLARDKRLYKLDRSDMQQELLETKTKEVNAFIEMAVSFDNRFLALFSDTGLLWIGSSDLQKTYCEFDTSSQMRPRQLVWCGTGAVVGYWENLLLVIGPQKDWIKYNMDTDAILIPESDSLHILQTHTHELLQRVPGVVEDIFKIGSMAPGAMLYEACREFQKESQKADEYIRMIKDQLSLAVEQCIEAAGAEYEPTVQKLLLRAASFGKCFGTNVNADKFVNMCKLLRVLNAVRDYQIGIPLTYEQLKKLTLNVLMDRLILRRQWALAQQISQYLKLPESDGESRILGHWACYKVEQKHIPDELIAQSIKEKLGDTPGIAYSEIAKKASECGRTQLAVKLLEYEPRAAEQVPLLMTMRDSRTSLKKAIESGDTDLVYMVLLQLKEDLPRGEFLMMLRNHPQAQDLFMQLCREQHPNLLLDLYNQNDNFQELANTAVRDSLNEKDLQKRLSHLNAAQDNYKKAANDFSMKATEEEIKLLGYQMRMQEQYREQFLYLSLHDTIHKLIAKNLGKMAEQLRKEFKVPDKRFWWLKIDALAGAGEWIELERFAKSKKSPIGYEPFVEVCMKYHQKYEANKYAAKVTPEHRVKMYIRMGTLDEAAELAFQQKSEEDLNLVLRNCAGNRQLSAKINTMKQQLGKK is encoded by the exons TGGAATAGTGGTAATGTGATTCACATTGGCTGGTCTTTATCAGAAGATCTTCTCTGTACCCAAGATGATGGCACTGTCCTTGTCTATGACATCTTTGGAAAATACCAAAGGAACTTCAATATGGGACAG GAATCAAGAGAATCAAAGGTTATTGAATGCAAAGTGTTTCATAACACATCATATGGAGGAACCGGTGTTGCAGTCCTGACAGGAACCTACAGGATTTATGTAGTAAATGATGTACATAATCCTACTAGCAGAAAGATGATGGAAGTGCCAG GACTAGATGCCCCACCGAGCAGCTGGTGTGTAATAGGGGGTGACAGACAGAATCATATCCTCCTAGCAAGAGACAAACGTCTTTACAAGCTAGACCGGAGTGACATGCAGCAGGAGTTATTGGAAACCAAGACTAAAGAAGTGAATGCTTTCATTGAGATGGCTGTGTCATTTGACAATCGTTTTCTAGCTTTATTCAGTGATACAGGTCTACTTTGGATAGGGTCTTCTGATTTGCAG aaaaccTATTGTGAGTTTGATACAAGTAGTCAGATGCGTCCCAGACAGCTGGTATGGTGTGGTACTGGTGCTGTGGTGGGATACTGGGAGAACCTTCTTCTAGTGATCGGACCACAGAAGGATTGGATCAA ATATAACATGGATACTGATGCCATTCTAATCCCAGAGAGTGATAGTCTACATATCCTCCAGACCCACACACATGAATTGCTTCAAAGAGTACCAG GTGTTGTTGAGGACATTTTCAAGATTGGTTCAATGGCTCCAGGTGCTATGCTCTATGAGGCTTGTAGGGAGTTTCAG aaagaaagtcagaaagcTGATGAGTATATCCGTATGATCAAAGATCAGTTGAGTTTAGCAGTTGAACAGTGTATAGAAGCGGCAGGAGCGGAGTATGAACCAACTGTACAGAAATTACTACTCAGG GCGGCCTCATTTGGAAAGTGCTTTGGGACTAATGTGAACGCAGACAAGTTTGTGAATATGTGCAAACTACTAAGAGTGCTGAATGCAGTTAGAGATTATCAGATTGGAATTCCACTCACATATGAACA ACTCAAGAAATTAACATTGAATGTACTTATGGACAG ATTAATCTTGAGAAGACAATGGGCTTTGGCACAGCAGATCAGTCAGTATCTAAAGCTACCTGAATCAGATGGTGAAAGCAGGATATTAGGCCACTGGGCTTGTTATAAG GTTGAACAAAAACACATTCCAGATGAGCTGATAGCACAGAGCATCAAGGAAAAGCTTGGTGATACACCAGGCATTGCTTATTCAgagattgctaagaaagcatcaGAATGTGGAAGAACACAACTAGCTGTCAAG TTATTGGAGTATGAGCCAAGAGCAGCAGAACAGGTACCACTGTTGATGACAATGAGAGATAGTCGGACATCACTTAAGAAAGCTATTGAGAGTGGAGATACAGATTTAG TATACATGGTTCTGCTTCAGTTAAAAGAAGATCTACCCCGAGGTGAATTCTTGATGATGCTAAGGAACCACCCTCAGGCTCAGGACCTCTTTATGCAG CTGTGTCGAGAGCAACATCCCAACCTCCTCCTAGATCTGTATAATCAGAATGATAACTTCCAAGAACTGGCCAACACTGCTGTTAGAGATAGTCTGAATGAGAAG GATTTACAGAAGAGGTTATCCCATTTGAATGCAGCTCAAGATAACTACAAGAAAGCTGCTAATGATTTCTCTATGAAG GCAACAGAGGAAGAGATCAAGTTATTAGGTTACCAGATGAGGATGCAAGAGCAGTATAGAGAACAATTCCTTTACCTTTCACTCCATGATACCATCCATAAACTCATTGCTAAGAACCTTGGTAAGATGGCTGAACAACTCAGAAAAGAATTCAAAGTTCCAGATAAGAG ATTCTGGTGGTTGAAGATTGATGCCTTAGCAGGGGCAGGAGAATGGATAGAACTTGAAAGGTTTGCTAAAAGCAAGAAATCACCCATTGGGTATGAG CCATTTGTAGAGGTGTGTATGAAATATCACCAGAAGTATGAAGCTAACAAGTATGCTGCCAAGGTTACTCCTGAACATAGAGTTAAGATGTACATTAgaatggg AACTCTTGATGAAGCTGCAGAACTAGCATTCCAACAAAAAAGTGAGGAAGATCTTAATCTGGTTTTAAGAAATTGTGCTGGTAACAGACAACTCTCAGCTAAGATTAACACCATGAAGCAACAACTTGGCAAGAAATAA
- the LOC121410490 gene encoding uncharacterized protein LOC121410490, whose product MATSSSSRIRNKPVNLTEVRHEQRRVAALLNASGQIKVTYPPHDSIPVQDLYKSRFYRELRAARSLPNRIPPLGHPLVPLPDWKQTDQDNALVSNQYGHFGKGDNYSSVAALAPSFQDPGDNQNTSGHKTSPRRAVALRRTLSKSVPSSLGVDASKKRSTKSLSRYESLPDIGQSSRHGNDDGDGISKVEFRLPRWRRGPGRSLDIVTEGSTGPPHLQYNHGIVDPGKVDSRSISQIFSPTGWLRGDTDTDIETMQKHNQARHHKRKHQSLANPLKQAYEHERVPFNSPESSTSSPCVKTSSRESGTTSSSTIDCDIDGDHCLEDDSNELDKPAAEEQNIDIEPSCGPQYTPGDDIHQPKPKGSGFNCSLNPNDDPYGTAYVKALSVSRSKALQKDPFYLSHRLTRPFTFSYFCHNEVCTCGKCPKMKRKKGKLGFKSILDDVNMYDYFKWSKDGTQGQ is encoded by the exons ATGGctacctcatcatcatcacggaTCAGAAATAAACCTGTGAATCTAACAGAGGTCCGCCATGAACAAAGACGTGTAGCAGCATTACTCAATGCATCAGGACAAATCAAGGTAACATATCCG cCTCATGATAGTATACCTGTCCAGGACCTGTACAAAAGTCGATTTTATAGAGAGCTCCGGGCAGCCAGGTCCCTACCAAACCGGATTCCACCACTGGGTCACCCACTTGTTCCTTTACCTGATTGGAAACAGACTGATCAAGACAATGCTCTAGTTTCAAATCAGTATGGACATTTCGGAAAGGGTGACAATTATAGCTCTGTTGCTGCATTGGCACCTTCGTTTCAAGATCCAGGTGACAATCAGAACACATCTGGTCATAAAACCAGTCCTAGACGAGCTGTCGCCCTAAGGAGAACTTTGTCAAAGAGTGTGCCCAGTTCTTTGGGAGTAGATGCTTCAAAGAAACGGTCAACAAAATCTCTTTCCCGATATGAATCTCTTCCTGATATAGGTCAATCTTCAAGGCATGGGAATGACGATGGTGACGGCATATCCAAAGTTGAATTTCGCCTTCCAAGATGGCGACGAGGACCAGGAAGATCGTTGGACATCGTTACAGAGGGTTCAACAGGACCACCGCATCTTCAGTATAATCATGGCATTGTAGATCCTGGAAAGGTTGATTCTCGTTCTATCTCTCAGATATTCTCACCAACAGGGTGGCTAAGGGGAGATACTGACACTGACATTGAAACAATGCAAAAGCATAATCAGGCTCGGCATCATAAACGGAAACATCAAAGTCTGGCAAATCCGTTGAAACAGGCTTATGAACACGAGCGAGTACCTTTTAACAGTCCGGAATCATCGACGTCGTCACCATGTGTTAAGACATCGTCAAGAGAAAGTGGCACTACTTCTTCATCTACCATAGATTGTGATATCGATGGTGATCATTGTCTGGAGGATGACTCCAATGAACTTGACAAACCTGCTGCCGAAGAgcaaaatattgatatagaaCCTTCTTGCGGTCCCCAATATACTCCTGGTGATGATATACACCAACCTAAACCTAAAGGTTCTGGCTTCAATTGTAGTTTGAATCCAAATGATGATCCTTATGGAACGGCATACGTGAAGGCTCTCTCTGTATCACGATCAAAGGCATTACAGAAGGATCCGTTTTATCTGAGTCATCGTTTGACACGACCGTTTACATTCTCCTACTTTTGCCACAATGAGGTATGCACCTGTGGTAAATGTCCTAAGATGAAGCGAAAGAAAGGGAAACTTGGATTCAAGTCCATACTGGATGATGTCAACATGTATGATTATTTCAAATGGTCCAAAGATGGAACACAAGGACAATGA